The Aureimonas populi genome includes the window CGTATCGAACTGAAACTGACCGAGCGCTGACGGCCTATTCGGCCGCCGCCGCCTCGCCCGCGCCGAACTGGAGGCGGGCCAGGCGCGCATAGACGCCGCCGCGGGCGCTGAGCGAGGCGTGCGTCCCCTCTTCCACGATCCGCCCTTCCGAGAGGACAAGAATCCGGTCCGCCTTGAGGATGGTCGCGAGGCGGTGGGCGATGACCAGCGTCGTGCGCCCGGCCATCAGCTCGTCCAGCGCCTTCTGCACCAGCATCTCGCTCTCCGCGTCCAGCGCCGAGGTCGCCTCGTCCAGGAGAAGGATCGGTGCGTCGCGCAGGACGGCGCGGGCGATCGCGATGCGTTGCCGCTGGCCGCCCGAAAGGGTGACGCCGCGCTCGCCCAGAGGCGTATCGTAGCCTTGGGGCAGGCGCAGGATGAACTCGTGCGCATGGGCGGCCCTGGCCGCCGCCTCTACCGCCGCGCGCGACGCGCTGGCCACGCCGAAGCCGATATTGGCCGCCGCCGGGGCGGCGAACACCGCCACGTCCTGCGGAACGAGCGCGATGCGTGCGCGAAGCTCGGCGAGCGCCACGCGCGAGATATCCACCCCGTCGACGAGGATGCGCCCCGCATCGGGATCGTAGAATCGCTCGATCAGGGAGAAGATCGTCGATTTGCCCGCGCCCGACAGGCCCACCAGCGCCACTGTCTCGCCCGGTCGCACCTCGAACGAGATGTCGCGCAGGACCGGCCGCTCCGCGCCGTTCGGGTAGGCGAAGGACACGGCCTCGAACCGCACCGAGCCGAGGGGGCGGGCGGGCAGGGGCACGGGAGCCGTGGGGTCGGCGACGGGGGAGCGCTCGTCCAGAAGCTCGCACAGGCGCTCCGTCGCCCCGGCCGCCTGCGCCAGTTCCCCCCAGACCTCGGAGAGCTGCCCCAGCGAGGAGGCGGCGAAAACGGCGTAAAGCAGGAACTGGCCGAGCGTGCCCGCGCTCATCGTCCCGCCGATCACCTGCTGGGCGCCGACCCACAGGACGAGCACGACCGAGGTGAAGATGGTGAAGATCGCATAGCCCGTCAGCACCGAGCGCGAGACCACGGAGGAGCGCGCAGCCGCATAGGCCTTGTCCACCGCACTGCCGTAGCGCTCCCGCGCCTGGCGCTCGCCAGTGAAGGCCTGCACCGTGCGCACGGCGCCGATGGCCTCGCCGGCATAGGCGCTGGCCTCGGCCAGCGTGTCCTGCGCCAGCCGCGAGCGCCGGCGCACCGAGCGGCCGAAGGCGACCAGCGGCAGCACGACGAAGGGGATCGCGGCGATCACGATGAGGGAGAGGCCGGGCGCCGTCCACACCGTCATTCCCACTGCGCCCAGAAAGAGGATGAGGTTGCGCAGGGCGAGGGAGGCGCTGGCGCCGACCGTCGACTTGATCTGCGTCGTGTCGGCGGTGAGGCGCGAGACGATCTCGCCCGAAAGCGTGCGATCGTAGAAGGCGGGCGAAAGCTGTGTCACATGGCCGAACACGTCCTTGCGCAGGTCCGCCACAACCTTCTCGCCCAGCGCGATGACAAAGTAGTACCGCGCCCCGCTGGCGGCGGCGAGGACGAGGCTGAGCACCACCAGCATGGCGAAGTAGCTGTCCACGAATCGCGTGTCGCTGGCATCGAACCCCATGTCCACCACGCGCCGCACCGCGAGCGGCAGCGAGAGCGTGGTGGCCGAGGCGACGATGAGTGCCAGGAGCGCCCCCACCACGAGCCGGCGATGGCGCGACAGGTAGGGAAGGAGCCGCACGAGCGGCTTCAGGGAGCGTCTGCGCTCGGACGGCGATGGGGCGTCTTGCAAGAAAATCTCCGGGCGGTGCCGGCCCTTGTGCCTGCGTGGGCCCTGATGTATAGGCTCACCCTCGAATTTGAAAGCGACCGCGTCCCCGCATTCGCGGGTTCTTCAGCCGTTCCACAAGGGATGGACGAGTCGCTCGGCGGATTTGTCGCGACCGCGCGGCCTCGAAGGATCAGGATCGATGAAGAAAGACATCCACCCGGATTACCACACCATCACGGTCGTCATGACCAATGGGACGGAATACCAGACGCGCTCCACCTGGGGCTCCAATGGCGACAAGATGAACCTGGATATCGACCCGACCAGCCACCCGGCCTGGACGGGCGGCAACCAGCAGCTTCTGGACCGCGGCGGTCGCGTCTCGCGCTTCAAGAAGCGGTATGAGGGCCTGGGTATCTGATACCCTCGGCGGGAGGCCCGGCCTCCCGCGCTCATTTGCGGACAATAAAAAACCCGGCGGAGACGCCGGGTTTTTTATTGGGTCGTGAAAGGGAATTTCAGAGCGAGAAGGCCGCGTGGAGGAGGTGGATCTGCTCGCCCACCGGGTTGCGGCTCTCGCGGGCGGGCTCGGCCGAGCCATAGATCTCGCGGTCCAGCATCGCGATGCGCGTTTCAAGATTGATGGCCCGTTCCACCAGGCTGCGGAACGCCGCAGGCAACTCTCCGAAGGCCGGCATGTCGCGCCCGGTGCCGATGCCCTCGAGCCGCACCTTGACCTTCTCGGCCTCCACCTGCGCGCGCGACATGTCGCCCTGGTTCGCGGCCCGCTGGAGCAGCAGCCAGGAGGCGATCTGCATCAGGCGCGTGGTCAGGCGCATCGATTCGGCGGCATAAAGCGTCGAGGCAGCGCGCCCGAGCGCCCTGGCATCGTGGCGCCCCTCGCCGTCGAGATAGGTCGCCGTCTCGTCCACCAGCCCCATGCCCTCGTCGAAGATGGGCTGGAAGGACCGTGTGAAGGCGATGCGCTCGGCAAGCCGGATGGTTTCGCCCGCGCGGGCGGTATCGAGAATGGAACTGGTCATGACCCCGAAACCGGCATCCGCTCGCAAGAAGTTCAATGCGTAATGCGCGGGGAATCGATTTGGCTCCCGCGCCCGAAGCCGGAAGGTGCGTCCTGGGAGAGAACAAGGCAAGCGGCGACACGCGCCGTGGTTAACGCCAGGGCCCCGGCTAAGGAAAAAGGAGCCGTCCGAAGACGGCTCAAAGCTTCAACAGGGAGGGCGTCGAGCATCCCGAGGCGGGATGCTCATCCAACGAAATTGGATGAGCAGAGGATGGCGAAGAATGCCTAATGAAGGGTTAACCGCGTCAGCCGGCGTTGAAACTCCCTGCACCATCCGTCTTGCTGCGCGCGCGGGGCCCGGCTGTCCGGGGCGGCACGAAGCGCGTCGGCCTTCCTTGCGAAACACGGCTTGCGTGCCTATAGTGCAGCCAATTCCCGGACATGTGGCCAACGACCACAGCCTGCCTCTCCGGAGCGGGCGAACAGGAGACTATTATCCATGGCTCAGCAGCTTCTGATGCCCAAGGCGACGGCCGTCTGGCTCGTCGACAACACCTCGCTCTCCTTCGACCAGATCGCCGAGTTCTGCACCCTGCATCCGTTGGAGGTGAAGGCGATCGCGGACGGGGAGTCGGCGCAGGGCATCAAGGGCATGGACCCGATCATCACCGGCCAGCTCACGCGCGACGAGATCGTGCGCGGCGAGAACGATACGGCCTATCGCCTCAAGCTGGCGCCGCCCAAGGTCCGGGTGCCCGAGGCCAAGCGCAAGGGGCCGCGCTACACGCCCGTCTCCAAGCGGCAGGACCGGCCCAACGCCATTCTCTGGCTCGTGCGCAGCCATCCCGAGCTGAAGGACGCGCAGATTTCGCGCCTCGTGGGCACCACGAAGAACACGATCGAGCAGATCCGCGAGCGCACGCACTGGAACTCGGCCAATCTCCAGCCGATGGACCCGGTGACGCTGGGCCTCTGCTCGCAGATCGACCTCGACCTCGAGGTCGAGAAGGCCTCGCGCGGGATGCCGCGCCCCGAGGAGGTGGCGGAGGAGGAGCGGCTCCTGTCCGCCGCGCAGACGCAGAGCTGGCGCCCGTCCTCGGCCCCGGCCGAGGAGAAGGAGCTGGACGCCGCCGCCGTCTTCGCCAAGCTCACCTCCATGCGCCGGGCCGACCCGGAGGCGGACGAGGAAGACGAGAACCGCTGAAGACGCGGGTTTCTTGAGAATGGATGAAGGAAAGGCGCTCCGGGCAACCGCGGCGCCTTTCCCATTCTAGCCGCCGCCGCGAAACTCCGGGTAGAGCGTCATCGCTCCGTCCACGAAGATCGTCTGGCCGACGATGTAGTCGGCCGCGTCGGAGGCGAGCCAGGCCACGCACCGCCCCACATCGGCCGGCTGCCCCACGCGCCCGTAGGGGATGAGCTTGAGCATCTCCCGCTCCCCTTCGCCCTCGCGGTCCTGCGCGTTGATGGCGGTGGCGATGGCGCCGGGCGCCACGGCGTTGACGCGGATCTTCTCGCACGCCACCTCCTGCGCCAGCGATTCCATCAGAAGCCTCATCCCGCCTTTGGAGGCCGCGTAATTGGCCCGGAAGGCCCAGGGAATGCGCTGGTGGACGGAAGAGTTGAAGATCAGCTTGCCACGCGACGCGCCAACGCTTTCCGTATTGCGCCGGAAGCGCCGGATCGCCTCGCGCCCGACGAGGAAAGCGCCGGTCAGGTTGGTGCCGATCACTGCGTTCCAGTCGTCCAGCGACATGTCCGCGATCGGCGCATCCTTCTGGATTCCGGCGTTCGAGACGACGATGTCGATCGGGCCGAGGCACCGTTCGGCCTCGTCGAACAGCGCCTGCACCTCCGCCTCGCTCGAGACGTCGGCCCGGATCGAGGCAGCCTCCCGGCCGAGCGCCTGCACGCCGCGCACCACCTCTCCAGCCTTCTCGGCGCTGCCGTGGTAGTTCACCGCCACATCCGCGCCCGCGCGCGCCAGCTCCTCGGCGATGGCGCGGCCGATGCCGGCGGAAGCGCCGGTGACGAGCGCGCGCTGCCCCGCCAGCGACAGCAGATCAGATGATGCCATCGGGGTCCTCCAGGATTCCGTAGGAGACATGCGTCGGCTCGTGCCGGTCGCCGTTCAGCGCGCGGTCGAGCCATATGGCGGCCGAGATCAGCGACAGATGCGTGAGCCCTTGCGGGAAGTTGCCCAGATGGTCTCCCGAGGTCGAGAGCTCCTCCGAATAAAGGCCGAGATGATTGGCGTAGGAGTGCAGCTTCTCGAACAGCAGCCGCGCCTCCGCCACGTAGCCGGTGCGCGCCAGCGCCTCGACATACCAGAAGGAGCAGATGGTGAAGGCGCCCTCCTGGCCCTCCAGCCCGTCCGGGTTCTCATCCGTGTTGTGGTAGCGCATGACGAGGCAGTCGTGCACGAGCGTTTCGCGCACCGCCTTGAGCGTGGAGGTCCACAAGGGATCGCGCGGGTTGATGAAGCGCACGAGCGGCATGAGCAGGACGATGGCGTCCAGCCCCTTGCCGCCCTTCACCTGCGTGAAGGCCCCGACCTCCTCGTTCCAGAATTCCTCCAGGATCGACTTCTGGATGAGGTCGCGCTGCGTGCGCCAGTGAACGATGTCGGCCGGCAGGGAATGGCGCACCGCGATCCGCAGGCCGCGGTCGAGCGCGACCCAGGACATCAGGCGCGAGGAGAGATATTCCTTGTCCTCGCCCCGGCTCTCCCAGATGCCGCGGTCGGGCAGTCGCCAGTTCCCGCAGAGCCAGTCGATGATGCCCGCGAGCTTCGTCCAGACGGAGTAGGAAGGTTTGCCCCGTGCGCGCGTCGCGATGTAGATCGCGTCCATCAGCTC containing:
- a CDS encoding ABC transporter transmembrane domain-containing protein — encoded protein: MQDAPSPSERRRSLKPLVRLLPYLSRHRRLVVGALLALIVASATTLSLPLAVRRVVDMGFDASDTRFVDSYFAMLVVLSLVLAAASGARYYFVIALGEKVVADLRKDVFGHVTQLSPAFYDRTLSGEIVSRLTADTTQIKSTVGASASLALRNLILFLGAVGMTVWTAPGLSLIVIAAIPFVVLPLVAFGRSVRRRSRLAQDTLAEASAYAGEAIGAVRTVQAFTGERQARERYGSAVDKAYAAARSSVVSRSVLTGYAIFTIFTSVVLVLWVGAQQVIGGTMSAGTLGQFLLYAVFAASSLGQLSEVWGELAQAAGATERLCELLDERSPVADPTAPVPLPARPLGSVRFEAVSFAYPNGAERPVLRDISFEVRPGETVALVGLSGAGKSTIFSLIERFYDPDAGRILVDGVDISRVALAELRARIALVPQDVAVFAAPAAANIGFGVASASRAAVEAAARAAHAHEFILRLPQGYDTPLGERGVTLSGGQRQRIAIARAVLRDAPILLLDEATSALDAESEMLVQKALDELMAGRTTLVIAHRLATILKADRILVLSEGRIVEEGTHASLSARGGVYARLARLQFGAGEAAAAE
- the rpmE gene encoding 50S ribosomal protein L31 encodes the protein MKKDIHPDYHTITVVMTNGTEYQTRSTWGSNGDKMNLDIDPTSHPAWTGGNQQLLDRGGRVSRFKKRYEGLGI
- a CDS encoding DUF1465 family protein, yielding MTSSILDTARAGETIRLAERIAFTRSFQPIFDEGMGLVDETATYLDGEGRHDARALGRAASTLYAAESMRLTTRLMQIASWLLLQRAANQGDMSRAQVEAEKVKVRLEGIGTGRDMPAFGELPAAFRSLVERAINLETRIAMLDREIYGSAEPARESRNPVGEQIHLLHAAFSL
- a CDS encoding DUF1013 domain-containing protein, coding for MAQQLLMPKATAVWLVDNTSLSFDQIAEFCTLHPLEVKAIADGESAQGIKGMDPIITGQLTRDEIVRGENDTAYRLKLAPPKVRVPEAKRKGPRYTPVSKRQDRPNAILWLVRSHPELKDAQISRLVGTTKNTIEQIRERTHWNSANLQPMDPVTLGLCSQIDLDLEVEKASRGMPRPEEVAEEERLLSAAQTQSWRPSSAPAEEKELDAAAVFAKLTSMRRADPEADEEDENR
- a CDS encoding SDR family oxidoreductase; its protein translation is MASSDLLSLAGQRALVTGASAGIGRAIAEELARAGADVAVNYHGSAEKAGEVVRGVQALGREAASIRADVSSEAEVQALFDEAERCLGPIDIVVSNAGIQKDAPIADMSLDDWNAVIGTNLTGAFLVGREAIRRFRRNTESVGASRGKLIFNSSVHQRIPWAFRANYAASKGGMRLLMESLAQEVACEKIRVNAVAPGAIATAINAQDREGEGEREMLKLIPYGRVGQPADVGRCVAWLASDAADYIVGQTIFVDGAMTLYPEFRGGG